CGTCAAAGGGGTGAATTCCGGAACCCGGGAGATTGACGGCAAGCCGATGATCCAACTGGCGATTCCGATTGAACCCGGAAACAGTGGCGGCCCCGTACTCGATTCCCTGGGACGCGTGCAGGGAATTGTGACTTTGAAATCAGCGGTGACCAGGAACCTGGGATATGCCGTCAATATCAGTGCACTGAAGCAACTGCTGGAGAAGCCGAATCCGGTGCCCATTAATCGCTGGCTCACGATCGGAACACTGGATGAGCGGCTCTGGAAGCCGTTGTTCGGTTCGCGCTGGCGACAGCGGGCCGGCCGAATCATGGTGGATGGCTTTGGTTCCGGCCTGGGCAGCCGTTCGTTGTGCGTTTCACAGGAAGCACTGCCGGAGCTGCCTTATGAAATTGCGGTCGAGGTCAAGCTGGATGATGAATCGGGGGCGGCCGGCCTGATTTTTTATTCCGATGAAAATACGAAGCACTACGGTTTTTATCCCAGCAATAAAAGTTTGCGCATCAGTCGTTTTGACGGACCCGATGTGTTTTTGTGGCGTGTGCTGGAAGAGAAGAAAAGCAATTCGTATCGTGACGGAGAATGGAATCAGTTGAAGGTTCGTCTCGAAGCCGAACGTATTGTATGCTATGTCAATGATGACCAAGTCTTTGAGGTGAAGGACCAACGCTATACCCAAGGCAAAGTAGGACTGGCGAAATTTCGCAACACGGTGGCCTCCTTCCGGGGATTTCAGGTGGCCTCCGAAATTGCCCCTTATCGGCCTTCCAAAGAAACCGCACAGAAGATTCTGGATCTAACCGAAGACCTACGAGTGGATCGACCCCCGAAAGAAGAGCTGATCGAAGAGGTCGTCAAAGAGACGGATCAAAAACGGGCACAGCAGGCATTGCAGGAACGGGCACGATTGCTCAAGAAGCAGGCGGAGCGTCTGCAACAGTTGGCGCAGTCGATTCATGAGCGTGCGGTGCGGGATGAACTGCGGGCGCTGTTTACCGATAAGAAAGAAGCAGACATCGATTTGTTGTCTGCGGCCCTGCTGGTGGCACGACTCGATAATTCTGAAGTGGAATTAAAGGCCTATCTCAATCAGGTCTCTAGTATGGTGAATGAGATTCAGAAGACACTGCCTGCAGATGCGAACGCGAAAGCAAAGCTCAAGGCGTTGAATCAATATCTGTTTCATGAAACCGGCTTTCACGGCAGCCGTACCAATTATTACAGTCGCTCAAACAGTTATATTAATGAAACGATCGAAGATCGCGAAGGGCTGCCGATTACTCTGGCGATTCTGTATATGGAACTGGGACGCCGCCTGGGACTGGATATCGAAGGCGTTGGTCTGCCCGGCCATTTTGTCGTTCGCGTGAACTCGACCGCCGAGAAAGGCGAGTTGGTTGATGTATTTGAAAGTGGCGCGATATTGAGTGATGAAGCCGCCAAGGTCATGATTGTCTCTGCCAACAGCGGCCAGTTTGATGAATCGTTTCTGGAAGCACAGCCGAAGCGGGAAATTATCAAACGCATGTTGCGGAATCTGTTGAATCTGGCGCGGGACAGTGAAGACGTTCAATCGATGTTGCGCTATGTTGAGACAATGATTGCCATTGATGACGAGTTGTTGCAGGAACGCTGGTTGCGGGCGGTGCTGCGTTATCAAACCGGGCGGATTACAGAAGCGATGGCGGACGCCGACTATCTGCTGGAAAAATCTCCCGAGGGCTTTGACCTGCGTCGGATTCATGAGTTCCGAAATTATCTGGAGACGGTCAAGCAGTCGGAATAGAGTATGTTTTTCCTGGCGGTTGCAAATTAAAGGTGGAGACGTCGTATGAGTCTGGTGAAGCAGTTTCTGATTTTGTCGGCTTTGATGGTTTATGTGACCATTTCAATGGGAGCACACCCCTACTCTGCGCCCGGCGTCACCAGTCTGACCAATCCCAGTGTGAAGTATAAGCTGACAGATCAACATGCGGTTGTTTTAAAGCGGGGTAAGGTCACCACGATCATCGTGGATAACGCGGCCATTGATACCGCGCAGCTTCCCGGTCATCGCGCCGGTTATAATGGAGTGGCGTCGCTGAAGTACGAGGGGCAAACTGAAAATCTGTTTGTGCCTGCGGTGGCGGGCCTGAATTTTGAACACATTCACGATGGAACGCCCGCGCTAAAGGAAAAATTCGAGCCCCGTAAACATCCGATGCAACTCCGGATCATTTCCGACGACACGGTCGAACTGTATCAGTCGCCGACCCCGAACTGGAAACTGGAGAGTTGCGGCCGCTATCAGTTGCTGGATGACGGCACGATTGAATATACGTTTGAATGTATTCCGCGTGCGGCTCTGTTTAAAAAGGGTTATATAGGTCTGTTTTGGGCCAGCTACATGCAGGCTCCGGAAGATCGCCGGATCTATTTTTACGGAAAAGCAAAGTCGGCTCTCAATCAAGGCGAATCTCTGATTGCCGCCCGAACGCCCGCGCATGGAGTGGACAGCACGCATCCCCCCGACAATGCCACGTTTTTCCCGGATGTGTCGGCTGAATTTCCGCTGACCCTGGTGAACCATCCTTCGCGGTATGTTTATTCGCAGCCATGGTTCTATGGTATTCGCCAGAAATATTCCTATACTCAGATGTTTCGTAAGCGTGATCAGATCTGGTTTGCGCAATCTCCTACGGGAGGCGGGAAACAGAACCCCGCCTGGGATTTTCAATGGTTTATTCCCGATTACAAAGTGGGTGAGGCTTACGGATTTGTCATGCGGGCGCATTATGCACCCTGGACCGATCACGACACATTACAACATACCATTCAAAAACATTTATCTGCTCTGACTCAAAAATAATTTCGACAACAACTTCTCGGAATAAACTGGTTTCAGGATCAAAATCAGGTTTGTTGTCCAAAGCATGGATTGATTTAAACAATGAGAAAAATTGGCTCGCTCGAATCCGAGCAGCAGGCAAGGCATTTTGCAGACTATCTGCTGACGCAGGGAGTCGACATTAATGTGGAGACATCCGGCGATCAATGGTCGGTCTGGGTGTTAGATGAAGATCAGGTCGAACAGTCCAAAGCGGAGCTCGCCGAGTTTTCCAGGAATCCGGAAGCCGAAAAATATCTGAGTGCTCGGCTGCAGGCGAATGAAATTCGCGATGCACGAATCAAAAAAGTGCGCGAGGATGCAAAAAAGCGGGTTGATGTACGCGAGACCTGGAATCGCCCGTTTACCAGCCGTTGTCCGGTGACCTCTTTGCTGATCGGCGTGAGTATTGTTGTATTTTTATTCATGCAATCAAACGAATATGAGAATCGGGTCAGGCAGGCATTGAGTATCTGCACGTTCAAAACATCAGGCAACATGATAAGCTATGATACCCGCTTAATGGAAGTGCGCGATGGCGAAGTCTGGAGACTGGTGACACCGATCTTTATTCATTTTGGCGTGTTTCACATTTTGTTTAACTCAATTATGACCTATCAGCTGGGAGGCGCGATTGAAATGAATCGCGGCAGTACCCGGCTGGCGTTGCTGGTTTTAGTGACGGCGATTCCGTCTAATCTCGCACAGTTTTACTGGTCTGGTCCCGGCTTTGGTGGTTTATCGGGGGTTGTGTATGGCATGTTTGGTTATATGTGGATGAAGAGCCAGTTTGATCCGAGATCGACTTTTTATATTCCACCCAATATGGTGTTTATTCTGATCGGCTGGTTTTTTCTCTGTATGACCGGCCTGGTTGGGAATGTTGCCAATCTTGCACATGGGTTTGGTCTGGTTACCGGCATGGTAATCGGCATAGGATCGTCGTTTTTAAGGCAAGCCGGCAAATCAAGGTGAACTGAGCGATTTCTGACAGACGGTGATTGTTGACGTTCAGAGAATCGCCTATAATTCTCACAGAAGTCGACAAAGACTGTTGAGTTAAGGACCATCAATATTGCTGACCCTCTCAAGTGGAGCGAATTTTCGGATGATGAATCGACAAAAATGGAGTTTAATCGCAGGGGTATTTTTAGTAATGAGCTTTGCTTCCCACACCTCTCTTTCAGCAGCGGGAGACCCTGCTCCTCCTGAAAAAATCAGAACCGTAGAAGGCATAACCGAGTATTCACTGGAAAACGGCATGAAAGTGCTGCTATTTCCCGATCCTTCCAGCCCCAAGGTGACGGTCAATTTGACCCTGCTGGTTGGCTCCCGTCATGAAGGTTACGGCGAGACCGGTATGGCGCACCTCCTGGAGCATATGTTGTTCAAAGGCACGCCTACGCATCAAAATATCCCGAAGGAACTGCAGGCCCGTGGTGCTCAGTTTAACGGGACAACCTGGTATGACCGTACGAATTATTACGAAACTCTGCCCGCCAGCGAGGACAATCTGGAGTTCGCGCTGAAGATGGAAGCCGACCGCATGATGAACAGTTATGTGAAGGCCGAAGATCTGGCATCAGAAATGACCGTCGTGCGGAACGAGTTTGAACGCGGAGAAAACAGCCCTTCACGCATGCTGATGCAGAAAGTGATGGCGTCTGCTTTTGAATGGCATAACTACGGGAAATCGACCATTGGTAACCGGGCCGACATCGAGCGGGTTCCCATCGATCGCCTGAAAGGGTTTTACCAGAAATATTATCAGCCGGATAATGCCGTGCTGATCGTGGCGGGGAAATTCGAGCAGGCCGAAGCACTGAAGCTGATCAACAAATATTTCGGCACGATCCCCCGCCCCGAGCGAAAACTGGATAAAACTTATACGGAAGAGCCAGCCCAGGAAGGCGAGCGCATCATCACGCTGCGCCGGATTGGTGAAGTTCCTTCCGTTGGGGTGGTGTATCACATTCCGGCAGCCGCCCATAAAGATATGGCGGCTTTGGATGTGCTGGAGTCAACGCTGACCGATGATCCGGCGGGCGTTCTCTATCAGGCACTGGTCAAAACCAAGAAAGCCTCCAGTGTCTCAGGATCGATCTTTGCACTGCATGATCCGGGCGTATTGCGACTGATGGTGGAAATCGTCAAAGGCAACGATCCGCAGGTCATTTTGGGGATTCTGTTTGATACGCTGCAGGAAGTCCGCGAGAAAGGAATCTCCCCTGAAAATGTGGCGCGTGCCAAAGAAAAACTGCTCAAGCAATACGAACAGGCTGAGAATAACAGTTCCCGTCTGGCTGTTGAACTGTCTGAATGGGTGGCGATGGGAGACTGGCGGCTCCGATTTCTGTATCGGGATGCACTGGAGAAAGTCACTCCCGAAGATGTGAAACGCGTTGCAGACGAGTATCTGAGAGCCAACAACCGGACGGTCGGAATCTTCGAGCCGGTCAAGGAAAGTCAGAAAGTGGCAATCCCACAGGTCGCCGACATCGAAAAAATGATTGGCGACTACAAAGGACGTGAAGCGGTTGCGATGGGAGAAGACTTCGACGTCTCTCCCGAAAATATCGACAAACGCACGACCGTCAAAACATTGCCGGGCGGCGTCAAAGTCGCTTTGCTTTCGAAGAAAACACGCGGCGAAGAAGTCAATCTGACGATGACCCTGCGATATGGAAATCTGGAAAATCTGCAAGGCAAACGGACTGCCTCTGAGTTTCTACCGGTGATCATGAAGCGGGGAACAAAGAATAAAACCCGTCAGGAAATTGAAGACGAACTGAATAAGTTACGTGCGCAATTAAATCTTTCCGGATCGGCCGGCGTAGTGAACGTGGGCATTAAAACCCGCAAAGAGAGTCTGGGGAAAGTATTAGAGATCCTCAAAGAGATTCTCCGCGAGCCAACCCTGCCCGCAGCAGAGCTGGAACTTTTGAAAACCCAGCAAGTCGCGATGCTGGAAAAACAGAAAACCGATCCGCAGTCTCGGGCGATTCTGTCAGTACGCCGTCAATTGAGACCATATAGTGAGCAAGACCCCCGTTACGTGCCTGATATTGATCAGGAAATTGCGCGCGTCAAAGCCCTTTCGCAAAGTGATCTGCAATCGTTGTACGAGAATTACCTCGGTGCGTCGGTGGGTGAAATTGCGGTTGTCGGCGATTTTTCTGAAGAGGAAGTCTATTCACAACTCGGGTCTGTTCTGGAAAACTGGGAATCGAAAGCCGCCTATGCTCACATTCCTGCAGAGGCACACGATATTCCTGGAAAGCTGACAGAAATCATCATTCCCGATAAAGCAAATGCCTTCTATTTTGGCGGTCTGACTTTTCCGATGAACAGCACGTCTCCCGACTATCCGGATCTGATTGTCGCTGGTTCGGTGCTCGGTTCGAGTGGACTCTCTTCGCGACTGGGGGATCGTGTGCGCCAGAAAGAAGGGCTCGCGTATGGTGTGGGTGCATTTATCCACGCTGACACGATTGATATGCGTGGCTCGATTTCCCTTTATGCCAGCTGTAATCCCGATAATATGGAGAAAGTCGAAACTGCCATCAAAGAAGAGTTGGCACTGTTGATCTCCAAAGGGATTACGAAAGAAGAACTGGCGAATGCTCAGAAAGGTTATTTAGAGAAGCAGGAAGTTTCGCGGACCAGCGATGCTTCACTGGCCTCGATTCTGTCAACGAATTTATTCGCCGATCGGAATATGACCTACTATTCAGAGCTGGAACAGAAAATCAATGCGGTGACTACTGACGCAGCGCAACAGGCGTTTGCGAAGTACATTCACCCCGAAAATCTGATTATTGTTGTTTCCGGCAGCTTGAAGAAATAGGAGTCAGCTGGTTCGTTCCAGTGAAATGGAGTACAAGAAGTTCGGTTCCTCTTGATGGCCTGCTATTGAGCATTCGATGACTAAAAAGATACGGATTCTTTTTGCGATTGGAAGCCTGGGAGGAGGGGGAGCCGAACGTGTGCTGCTGGATCAACTGGCCCGATTGGATCGTGACCAGTTTACGCCACTGTTATATCTGGTTTCGCACTCGGGTTCGCTTTTGGAAGAGCTTCCCGAAGATGTGCCTGTGTATGCGTTCTCTTCACGGAATGCCACGCCGCGCTGGAACTGGCCTGGCCGAATTCATCGCCAACTGGTTTCTGATCTGGCACGTGTGATTCAAGAACAGCAGGTTGATCTGGTGTTCGATCATACGTTTCATATGACACTGATCGCAGGACCCGCTACGAGAAAAACGAAGACCCCGAGACTCTCTCTCATTGTCTGTGATCCGGAACAGGATCTTACCAACAGTGAAAGCCGATTCCTGTTCTTCAAAAAACGTCTGTTGCAACAGGCATATCATTCGGCGGATACCGTGATTGCTGTTTCTGAAGGAGTAAGGCAGGCGGCGATTGCATATTACGATTTAGATCCCGCGCTCGTGCAGACGTTTTATAATCCGGTCAATCTGGAACGCATCGATGCGCTCTACGCTCAGGGGGACTTGCGGCTGGACCTCGACAAATTTCATGTTGTCAGTTGCGGGCGATTGCATCCGCAAAAAGGGTTTGGTTATCTGCTGGAGGCGGCTGAAAAACTGATCTATCAGAATGGTCTGACCGATTTACGCTTTCATATTCTGGGAGAAGGTCCGAGTCGGGAAGAATTACAGCGACAGATCAAGCAGCGTCGGCTGGGTGAAGCTGTTTTACTGGAAGGGTTTCAGGACAACCCGTTTCAATATTATCGCGAGGCACAATTGTTTTGTCTGCCTTCCCTGTATGAAGGGTTTGGCCTGGTGCTGGCGGAGGCGATGGCGTGTCGGATTCCCGTACTTTCGACGGATTGTCCCAGCGGTCCTGCT
This genomic interval from Gimesia alba contains the following:
- a CDS encoding glycosyltransferase, giving the protein MTKKIRILFAIGSLGGGGAERVLLDQLARLDRDQFTPLLYLVSHSGSLLEELPEDVPVYAFSSRNATPRWNWPGRIHRQLVSDLARVIQEQQVDLVFDHTFHMTLIAGPATRKTKTPRLSLIVCDPEQDLTNSESRFLFFKKRLLQQAYHSADTVIAVSEGVRQAAIAYYDLDPALVQTFYNPVNLERIDALYAQGDLRLDLDKFHVVSCGRLHPQKGFGYLLEAAEKLIYQNGLTDLRFHILGEGPSREELQRQIKQRRLGEAVLLEGFQDNPFQYYREAQLFCLPSLYEGFGLVLAEAMACRIPVLSTDCPSGPAEILENGKYGRLVPPANADALADQIADAVSDYEAWQTLVPAARERVETMFDAGAVMRKFESLFERIAAK
- a CDS encoding M16 family metallopeptidase — its product is MSFASHTSLSAAGDPAPPEKIRTVEGITEYSLENGMKVLLFPDPSSPKVTVNLTLLVGSRHEGYGETGMAHLLEHMLFKGTPTHQNIPKELQARGAQFNGTTWYDRTNYYETLPASEDNLEFALKMEADRMMNSYVKAEDLASEMTVVRNEFERGENSPSRMLMQKVMASAFEWHNYGKSTIGNRADIERVPIDRLKGFYQKYYQPDNAVLIVAGKFEQAEALKLINKYFGTIPRPERKLDKTYTEEPAQEGERIITLRRIGEVPSVGVVYHIPAAAHKDMAALDVLESTLTDDPAGVLYQALVKTKKASSVSGSIFALHDPGVLRLMVEIVKGNDPQVILGILFDTLQEVREKGISPENVARAKEKLLKQYEQAENNSSRLAVELSEWVAMGDWRLRFLYRDALEKVTPEDVKRVADEYLRANNRTVGIFEPVKESQKVAIPQVADIEKMIGDYKGREAVAMGEDFDVSPENIDKRTTVKTLPGGVKVALLSKKTRGEEVNLTMTLRYGNLENLQGKRTASEFLPVIMKRGTKNKTRQEIEDELNKLRAQLNLSGSAGVVNVGIKTRKESLGKVLEILKEILREPTLPAAELELLKTQQVAMLEKQKTDPQSRAILSVRRQLRPYSEQDPRYVPDIDQEIARVKALSQSDLQSLYENYLGASVGEIAVVGDFSEEEVYSQLGSVLENWESKAAYAHIPAEAHDIPGKLTEIIIPDKANAFYFGGLTFPMNSTSPDYPDLIVAGSVLGSSGLSSRLGDRVRQKEGLAYGVGAFIHADTIDMRGSISLYASCNPDNMEKVETAIKEELALLISKGITKEELANAQKGYLEKQEVSRTSDASLASILSTNLFADRNMTYYSELEQKINAVTTDAAQQAFAKYIHPENLIIVVSGSLKK
- a CDS encoding rhomboid family intramembrane serine protease, whose translation is MRKIGSLESEQQARHFADYLLTQGVDINVETSGDQWSVWVLDEDQVEQSKAELAEFSRNPEAEKYLSARLQANEIRDARIKKVREDAKKRVDVRETWNRPFTSRCPVTSLLIGVSIVVFLFMQSNEYENRVRQALSICTFKTSGNMISYDTRLMEVRDGEVWRLVTPIFIHFGVFHILFNSIMTYQLGGAIEMNRGSTRLALLVLVTAIPSNLAQFYWSGPGFGGLSGVVYGMFGYMWMKSQFDPRSTFYIPPNMVFILIGWFFLCMTGLVGNVANLAHGFGLVTGMVIGIGSSFLRQAGKSR
- a CDS encoding transglutaminase family protein, yielding MVKPQNQFVQYERWYRVSIWSGLFVLCLIPITLAAETDSDQPIAAKRPVVNQPDSNHILTVEELAEKAKESVASVSFAGRDGQQAGLGTGFVISADGLIATNLHVIGEARPITVQLSDGEKYDVKEVYATDRQMDLAVLRIDAKDLTPLPLAEPETLKQGADIVVLGNPQGLRYSVVKGVNSGTREIDGKPMIQLAIPIEPGNSGGPVLDSLGRVQGIVTLKSAVTRNLGYAVNISALKQLLEKPNPVPINRWLTIGTLDERLWKPLFGSRWRQRAGRIMVDGFGSGLGSRSLCVSQEALPELPYEIAVEVKLDDESGAAGLIFYSDENTKHYGFYPSNKSLRISRFDGPDVFLWRVLEEKKSNSYRDGEWNQLKVRLEAERIVCYVNDDQVFEVKDQRYTQGKVGLAKFRNTVASFRGFQVASEIAPYRPSKETAQKILDLTEDLRVDRPPKEELIEEVVKETDQKRAQQALQERARLLKKQAERLQQLAQSIHERAVRDELRALFTDKKEADIDLLSAALLVARLDNSEVELKAYLNQVSSMVNEIQKTLPADANAKAKLKALNQYLFHETGFHGSRTNYYSRSNSYINETIEDREGLPITLAILYMELGRRLGLDIEGVGLPGHFVVRVNSTAEKGELVDVFESGAILSDEAAKVMIVSANSGQFDESFLEAQPKREIIKRMLRNLLNLARDSEDVQSMLRYVETMIAIDDELLQERWLRAVLRYQTGRITEAMADADYLLEKSPEGFDLRRIHEFRNYLETVKQSE